One region of Lytechinus pictus isolate F3 Inbred chromosome 8, Lp3.0, whole genome shotgun sequence genomic DNA includes:
- the LOC129266309 gene encoding E3 SUMO-protein ligase ZBED1-like, which produces MKSFVWEHFDKVGINRATRKTVRCRLCRTELAYHNSTGSMINHMLHKHPLRVPGSSESSAGAREDGGGKAPRKDFYHQESSGPSQESPGPVTMPEPVTMAATTDLPPKAKIKMRSYVWNHFDKVGCRTTRCRHCQVELAYHASTGSMINHLQLKHPSTNPDPSTTPGLTPRKSHQDQFKAFLTSNTKSESCSPERVIGITRHITTMIADVNLPVSFVEEPSFQELLKYIEPGYSLPNQSSITVHLQLLYDAKKATAKAEIANSTSFAISTDCWASGMQEYLTLTGHYVDKEWQYKAVVLDTSPLAIDDINDDNSTEDPSDHIKAILTDHLKRVLEEWDLGLGDKVSSIVNDNSPNITDIGKDALDAFDVGCAAYLLHEAVNHGIQSHEEILNLVAAANQLVSYFHHSIDATDTLRKEQEFMDQELKGLVSSVASHWVSILNMLERLTEVRGPLLRVLSNQRLMDQDEEIKIDLTEDQWALVDLVKHCLKPLKVATFVLSSKENVASSITLPIVFGLLHNHLVKKEGEADAIVRFKNVMRNQIESRFLQPGFQAGVAAIAAAVDPRYKNLKFLSHNDREVVWAEVRKHLETLQKAHEEAKGCKADQDSSSDQEPSADSVLDFLMGTAAEPARRQNSAIDEFEEFLAQKQEPRNTNPLTWWRANSGRFPILQNLAKIYLGVPATAVPAERVFSLSGNVVTAKRSCLSPENVNMLVFLSQNK; this is translated from the exons ATGAAGAGTTTTGTCTGGGAACACTTTGACAAAGTTGGTATCAACAGAGCAACTCGCAAAACAGTAAGATGCAGACTTTGCAGGACCGAGCTGGCATACCATAACTCAACAGGGAGCATGATTAACCACATGCTCCATAAGCATCCCTTACGGGTACCAGGCTCTAGTGAATCCTCGGCTGGTGCTCGCGAGGATGGTGGTGGGAAGGCCCCTCGCAAAGACTTCTATCATCAGGAGAGCAGTGGCCCTTCACAAGAATCTCCTGGGCCGGTCACCATGCCTGAACCAGTGACCATGGCCGCAACGACCGACCTGCCCCCTAAGGCCAAGATTAAGATGAGGAGTTACGTGTGGAATCACTTTGACAAAGTCGGCTGCAGAACCACGCGATGCAGACACTGCCAGGTTGAGCTTGCATACCATGCATCGACGGGGAGCATGATAAATCACCTCCAACTTAAGCATCCATCGACCAATCCCGATCCAAGCACAACTCCTGGTCTGACTCCTCGAAAGTCCCATCAGGATCAGTTCAAAGCCTTCCTCACCTCCAACACTAAAagcgaaagctgcagcccagaacGGGTGATTGGAATAACTAGGCACATTACAACCATGATTGCGGATGTCAACTTGCCTGTAAGCTTCGTCGAAGAGCCGTCCTTCCAAGAACTCCTCAAGTACATAGAACCGGGATACTCACTTCCTAATCAGAGTTCTATAACGGTGCACCTGCAACTACTGTACGATGCGAAGAAGGCAACTGCAAAGGCCGAGATCGCAAACTCAACTTCATTTGCTATTTCAACCGACTGCTGGGCTTCAGGGATGCAAGAGTATTTGACACTTACAGGACACTACGTCGATAAAGAATGGCAGTACAAAGCGGTAGTCCTCGATACCTCACCCCTGGCCATTGATGATATCAACGATGACAACAGCACTGAGGATCCCAGCGATCACATAAAGGCTATCCTTACAGATCATCTAAAACGAGTTCTGGAAGAATGGGACCTGGGGCTGGGGGACAAGGTATCTTCCATCGTCAACGACAACTCACCCAACATCACAGACATCGGAAAAGATGCCTTGGATGCCTTCGATGTCGGATGTGCAGCCTATCTGCTCCACGAAGCCGTGAATCACGGAATCCAGAGTCATGAGGAAATATTGAACCTCGTTGCAGCCGCCAATCAACTCGTTAGCTACTTCCATCACAGCATCGATGCGACGGACACCCTCAGAAAGGAGCAAGAATTCATGGACCAAGAGCTGAAGGGGTTGGTTTCGTCTGTGGCATCACACTGGGTGTCCATCCTTAATATGCTCGAAAGACTGACAGAAGTGCGAGGGCCGCTTCTAAGAGTTCTGAGTAACCAGAGACTCATGGATCAGGATGAAGAAATCAAGATTGACCTGACTGAAGACCAATGGGCTCTTGTGGATCTTGTCAAACACTGCCTGAAGCCACTGAAG GTTGCAACATTCGTCTTGTCTTCAAAAGAAAACGTTGCCTCATCCATCACTTTACCAATTGTCTTTGGCCTCCTCCATAACCACCTTGTGAAGAAAGAGGGAGAAGCAGATGCCATAGTTAGGTTCAAGAATGTTATGAGAAATCAAATCGAGAGCAGGTTCCTCCAACCCGGTTTCCAGGCAGGTGTGGCGGCTATTGCAGCAGCCGTTGATCCGAGGTACAAGAATCTCAAGTTCCTCTCGCATAATGACCGGGAAGTTGTGTGGGCCGAGGTGCGCAAACACCTTGAGACACTTCAGAAAGCTCATGAGGAAGCCAAAGGGTGTAAAGCGGACCAGGATAGCAGCTCTGATCAGGAACCTTCGGCCGATTCCGTTCTGGATTTCCTAATGGGCACAGCTGCCGAGCCAGCTCGACGTCAGAATTCAGCGATAGACGAATTCGAGGAGTTCCTCGCGCAGAAGCAGGAACCCCGTAACACGAATCCTCTCACGTGGTGGCGTGCCAACAGTGGCCGTTTTCCAATTCTCCAGAATCTAGCCAAGATATACTTGGGTGTCCCTGCAACTGCAGTGCCTGCCGAAAGAGTCTTTTCCCTGTCTGGCAACGTTGTAACAGCAAAGCGAAGTTGCCTGTCACCTGAGAACGTAAATATGCTGGTCTTCTTGAGTCAGAATAAATAG